The nucleotide sequence CGAAGGTGAAGAGCAGCTCATCCGGGGCCACCGGGCTTTCCAGCGCAGGGGCCAGGACCGTGGCCAGGAGGATCCAGGGCCGGCCGGTGATGGCCTCCACCGCGGATCCGGGGTCCAGGGCCGCCAGGGCCCCCAGGCCGGGGAGCAGGCCTACCGGATCCCAGAGCAGGGTGGTGAGCCCGGTCGGCTGGAGGGCGTCGAGAGCGGCCAGCGCCAGGGCCCCGGGTCGGGTATGGGCGGCGAAGGCGCCGCCGCTGAGCAGGATCGGTTCGAAGAAACGGATGGTCCGACCGAGCTCGGGCCAGAGGACGTGGAGGCGTTCCCACGCCTCCGACAGGGCCTCCCGAACGAAGGCCAGCTCGATCCACATCTCCTCCGGGGTTTGAGGGACCGAGAGCGGGTGCAGGGCCTTCGTCCACACCAGCGTCTCCAGGGCTTCCGGAGGGATCTCCTGGGGCAACCACCGGGCAATGCGTTCGTAACCCCGTCGCTGATACAGCGACAGGATCCCCGGGCCGATCCCGCTGTCCGGCTGCACGACCTGAGCCAGCATGCCGCCATAGGCGGCTGCGAGCACCACGTGGCGCCCCCCCACATCGACCACCAGGGCCCCGCGCTCCGGGGTCTCCAGGCTGAGATAGCGGGCCACATGGCTGAGGGCTCGGGCGGTCGGGAGGATCTCGCCACGGGCCCATCCCTGCAACGCCGACAGGCCCGGCAGGCGTATGGCCGCCTGCTCCACGTAGCGTCGATCCAGCTCCTCCACCACCGGGCCGATGCGCTCCACCCCCGGGCGCGGGCGGACGTTCTCCAGCACCCGCAGCGGGATTTGCCGCCCGGCCATGGCCACCGCCTCCTCGCGCAACAACGCGTTCCCGGCGAAAAGGAGCAGCGGGCGCTCCTCCTCCGGGCGCAGCTGGGCCGCCAGGACGGCCGCTTCCAGCAGCGCCTCCACTGGCCGGGTGCCCCCGCCATCCACGCCGCCGGCGATCACCACCACATGGGGCTCCGCCGCGACCAGGGCATACAGCCATTCCTCTTCGGTCCGCCGGGATCCATCGGGCGAGATCACCGAGAGGGCCTCAAGGACCCGCGCGCAGGTCCCCGCCGCCGCGCGATGGAGGCTGGCGAGGCTCCACTCGGGAGCGATGCCCCCCAACACCACTCGCAATGGAGGGGCGGCGCTGAGGGTGATCAAGCAGACGTCCACCCCCGCCCCTGTGGAGAGCTCGGGGGCGATCAAGATCCCCTGGGGATCCAGCAGGGGGCGCCCGGAGATCGCGCTCAGATGCTCCAGGGCGCGGATCGCGCCGAGGAGGACATCCGGATCCGGGCCGCGCAGGGAAGTGGGGGCGCTGGCCGCCGCCACGAAGCGGAAGCGATCCTCCACCCGGGCGAACAGCATCGCCCGGGTCTGCACACTCCCCACATCGATGGTCACCAGGCTCTTCAGGGTCATGCCCTGCTCCCGCCGGTGCGTATCGGAACACGGAATCTCAGGGTCCCCACCGGCTTAGGGCCTGGATCAGGAACTCGGCCCGGCCGATCAGGAGGGAGATCCCGGTGATGAGGGCGCTGCCGAACAGCGCGCCCAGGGTGAAGGCCCACACCGCCCGTCCCAACCCCTGCAGACCCCCCCATGCGGCGCTCAGGGCAGGGGACCGCACCGGCGGGCGGTAGAACTGGGCGGCCAGCAGCGCGAGCAACGTCGCCGCCAGCCCCAGGGTGAACCCCTGGCCCGCCCCCGCGGCCACTTGAGGCCCGATGGTCCCGAACAGCGCCCCCGCCCCTGCGATCCCCAGGCCCACGCCTAGGGCGATGGCGAGACCCAGATCCCCCAGGATCCCCAGCCGCGGCACGCCTTTCGCCAGGACCAGAAGCCCCAACCCAAGCTGTAGGAGAAGAAAAGCCCGTCGGGCCGGATCCGCCGCCACGGGAAGCGCCCGCCACTGCGGGATCAGGACGTTCCACAGCATCACGGCCGTGAAATACCCGATGCTCAGTCCCACCAGCAGGCTGGCGGCCAGCCGATAGACCGCCGTGTCCTCGATCAGATAGCTCAGGATCATCAGAGTGAGAAGGACCGCCAGAGCGGTCCCCACGGCCTCCATCGGGTTCATCCCTCCCTCCGGCGCGCGGCGAACAGGCTGATCCCCAACCCGACGCCGATCAGGGCGGCAACGAGCACTTGAAGCAACGCCTGCGCCTGTAGATCAAAGAAGGCCGGGCTGCCCTCCGCCACCTCGCCCTCCAGCAGCAGCGCGTCCCGCAAGCCGGCGGCCACCGCCCGGAGCTGGCCGCTCTCCTGATACGGGGCCGCATAGGGCGCGATGCCGGCGCTCACCGCCGCGATCACCGGCACTTCCGGGGGGAGGATCCCCCGGGCCTGCTGCAGCCAGCCTCGCAGGGCCTCCGGGGAACCGGTGATCAGCACCACCAGGCTCACCCGGGCCGCCAGCGGCTCCTCCCCCAAATCCCGGGCCATGGGCAGATCCAGCACCGGCCGTCCGGTGTAATCGGCGGGGAACCGGCGCAGCGGCTGGCTCAACAGACGGGCGATCGCCACCTCATGCCCGGGCACATACCCCAGATGCATCACCCGCTCCCCATAGTCCGGCCGCGCCAGGACCACGGAGGCGGCCTGGGCCGCTCCCCAGGGGCTGAGGCTCACCGTCAGGGCCCGCACCCCACGGTCCGACAGCCGCTGCAGCACCCCCCTCAGGAAGCCGTCCAGCTCCGCCGCGCGGTCCGGCCCATACTCCACCGCCACCAGCGCCAGCCCTCCGGATGGGGCCTCATCCAGCGCGGCGACGAAGGCCGTCGGCGGCGTCAGAAGGGCAGGCCGGAAGAAGGGCAGCGGCCAGTAAAGGCCAAGGATCAACGCCACGAGGATCAGGGCGAACAACAACCCGCGCTCCACCGCCTGGGCCAGACCGGCTGAGGCCGGCTCCGCCACCCGCTCGCCGATCAGGAAGGTCAGGCCCTGGGCGAGCAGACTCCCCCAGGCCTCCGCCCGCGTCTGGAGCTCCGGGATCGGCTCGGCCCGAAGACGGGCGGGAGGGCCCTGGACCTCCACCAGCCGGGGATGTCGTGGGAGCACATCCACCAGCCCCGCCAGCGGACCCTGTTCCTCTACCACCACCGGCTCCAGAGGCAGGAGCGCCTCCGCCGGCGCCTCTCCGCCCTCCTCGGCGACCGGCCGGAGGGTCTGCAACCACTCCGGCATCTCCGCCAGCACTGCCTCCAGGTCGGTGAAGGGCGGGACCTCCTCTGGAGGCGGGGGTGGAGGCGCTTCCTCCAGCTGGAAGGGCGCTGTCGCCGGCGGCGCCGTCATGACCTCCTCCGGGAGCTCCTCGGCCAGAAGAGGAGGGGCCTGGGCAGGGACCTCCTCCTCCGATGAACCGGGCGGAGGCGCCTCCGTCAGCCCCAGCTCCTTCCACCATTCCGGCAGCTCCTCCCCCTCCGGCCGTGGAGGAGGAAGAGCCTCCACTGCCTCGCCGCCCAGAGAAGGGGCTTCGATCGCGGGAGGACGCTCCGCCTCTTCCTCCAGCGAGAAGAAGGTGAACGGAGCCGTCTCCGGCGGGGGAGCCTCCTCACCTGAGAAGCCCGCTTCGCTGACCGGAGGGGTTTCCTCGAGCTCTGGGAACGGGGATGCCTCGGTCTCCGGAGGCATCCCCGGCGGAACGGCCATCCCGGTCTCCGCCTCCGGGGGCATGGCCTCCGGCTCCATTCCTTCCGAGAAGGGAAGGATCGGAGCTTCAGGGCCCGAAGGGGGGGCCTCCCCCGGACCCTGCGCTTCTTCCACCGGCGGCGCCCCGAACGGCGGGCGTTCCTCCTCGACGGTTTCCGGGAAAGCGGGAGGCGCTTCCGGGAACAGATCCTCCACCGCAAGCAGCCATTCCGGCATCCCAGGCTCCGGGGGCGCTCCGGCTGCCTCCTCCCGCCTTACTTCCCCTTCCTCCTCCGCTCCCTTCAGCCGGACACCGCACTGCTCACAGAACACGGCCTCGGGCGGGTTCCGGTATCCGCAGACGGCGCAGAGGGTTCCCTCGATCTCCCCGGGGCCAGCCACCAGATCTGCCCCACAACGGGTGCAAATTTGCGCCTCCTCCGGATAAAGCGCCCCACAAACCGGACAGCGTCGCATCGGCTTCCTCCCGGATCAACGGCCCATAGGCCGATCCAGCCCCAGGGCGATCCGCAGCATCATGACCACCACCCCCAACGCCACGCCCAGCAGGATCCCCCGGACCCCTCCGGTGATCAGGGGATCCACTACCGCGTGGGACAGGGGACCCCAAAGCAGCGGGAGGGGGGTGCCGCCGGAGCGGAGGATCAGGACGCTCAGGACGCCGGCGGTGAACAGCAGGGCTTCGACCGAGGGTCGAGCGCGCAGCCGGCGCCAGAGGGCAAGGATCATAAAGAAGGGAAGCAGCGCGCCCAGCGAGGCCTCGAGGGGCAGCACCCCATATTGATAGATCCACATCATCCAGGGGCCGGCGAGCCCGCTGCCCCGGATCCATCCTTCGCCTGCGGCGAGGATCAGGACGGCGAGGGCGCTCAGGACGGTGACCAGGCTATACGGCCATCCCTCCTCCTGGAGGCGGATCCGACGGAGGTGGGCGTCCAGGAAGGCCAGGAAGGCCACCAGCGTGGCATACGCCAGGAGCGTGGAACCCAGCTCGGTCAGGGCCTGGCGGAGCGCCGGCTGGGGCCACAGATACGGCACCAGGGCGAGAAGGATCGCCAGGCTCAGAACCCCGGTGAACACCACCCGCCGGATCATCCCGTCCCTCCTTCACCCACGTCCCATCGCCCCCAGCGCGGCGGCGATGAGGAGCCCGATCAGCAACCAGCGGAGCAGATCGTGAGCCAGCCAGCGCCCCGGGGTATCCTCACGGGGCGCTGCGGTGAGGGCCTCCTCCCCCACTGCGGTGGAAGGGTCCAAAGGCCACAGCGCCGCCGCCCCCAAGGGATCCGGCATGGCGAAGAGAGAGACCGCCCCCTCCCGCTGGCCCGCCTCGCCGGCGAGGATCGCCTCCTCCCGAAAGGACCCGCTTAGGATATTGGCGGCGACCGGCCGGAGGCCCATGGAGAGGGTCAGGCCGGCGATGTAGGCCATCGGGCTGGCGCCAGCCCATTCGATGCGATCCAGGGGAGGAGAGGGCATCGCCGGCAGCCGGGCGGCCTCCTGGAAGAGATGTCGCGCATACAGCAGCGCCACGGGATCGGCCACAGCCACCCAGGGAGGGACCTCCCCCGTTAGCACATCCCCCAGCGCCCGCTCCAGGGACCTGGCCGCGCTCAGGGTGAACGCGGCCTCGCCGCCGAGCAGCCCGCCGGATCCCAGCGCGAACTGGAGGGGCTGGCCGGTCTCCAGCGAGCGCCCGACCTGGAAGGGGATCTGCCGGAAGGATTCGAGGGCACGGGGGGAGAGGCGGATCCGCCGCCCGCCGTAGACCGCCGCCAGCGTCAGCGCCGCAGCGATCAGCAACAGGACGCCTATGGTCATCGGGGATCCTCCCGGCCTGGCCTTCGGGGGGCGGATTCAAGGACGGCGATCCAACGGGCGAGAGGCTCCGCACCGATCCACGGGCGCAGGAGCCAGAGGCCCTGGGCCAGCGGGAACCGCAGGGGCGCGAAGGCCTCCAGGATCCATTCGAGATCCGCAAGCGGAACGCTGCCCACGCGCTGAGGATCTTCCGGCCTGCCCATCCGCCACCTCGCTCCTGGAGCCTTCGGGTGAAACCCGCAGATCCGATGATCGGCTCGAGTATACCCGATTTCCGCCGCTTTCAAAACAGAAGGCATCCTCCCCGACGGGCCGGGCGGCTACGCCAGGGCGGCGCCGGGCACCGGAACCCGGTTCATGATCTCCTCCAGAACCTGCTCCGGGGTAACCTCCCGCATGCGGGCGGTGGGATGAAGGATCAGGCGATGGGCCAGGCAGGGCTGGACCAGGGCCTTGATGTCGTCGGGGATCACGTAATCCCGCCCCCACAGGACGGCCCGGGCTTGCGCGGTGCGGAACAGCGCCAGCGTCCCTCGCGGGCTGGCCCCCAGATAGACGTCCGGATGCTCCCGGGTGCGCTCCACGATCTCCAGGAGATAGCCTCGGATCTCCGCGGAGACGTGGACGCCTCGGATCTCCTCTTGCGCGCGGCGCAGCTCCTCCAGCCGCACCACCTGGTCGAGGGTCTCGATGGGGTGGCGGAACTGCTGGGCCTCCAGGATCGCCAGCTCGTCCTTGCGGGCCGGATAACCCAGACGGATGCGCAACATAAACCGGTCCAGCTCCGCCTCGGGCAGCGGGAAGGTGCCCTCATACTCGATGGGGTTCTGGGTCGCCAGCACCAGGAACGGCTGAGGGAGAGGATAGGTGACGCCGTCGACGCTCACCTGCCGCTCCTCCATCGCCTCCAGCAGGGCAGCCTGGGTCTTCGGCGTGGCCCGGTTGATCTCATCCGCCAGGACGATGTTCGCCATGATCGGCCCGGGGCGGAACTCGAACGTGCGGGTGCCGGGGTTGAAGATCGAGACGCCGGTGATATCGCTGGGCAGCATGTCCGGCGTGAACTGGATCCGCCGGAAGGTTCCCCCGATGGAGCGGGCCATGGCCTTGGCCAGCATGGTCTTGCCCACGCCGGGCACGTCCTCGATGAGCAGGTGGCCCTGGGCCAGGAGCCCGATGACCGCCAGCTCCACCGCCTCCCGCTTCCCGAAAATCACCTGCTCGATGTTCCCCACCAGCCGGCGGGCAACCTCCTGCGCAAACCCGTCCATTTCGGATCCTCCATCACAATCGGATCCCCTGCCCCGGGCGGACGACCTCCTCTCCTCCTTTGATTTTAGAGGCTGCTTATCTGAAGATCCACCTCTATGGGAAGAGGGGGGAAAGCGGGGGCGTGGGCGGAGGGGAGAGCATCGGCGTGGGCGTGGGCACCGACGGAGGCGGCGGCTCCTCGGTCGGAGGGGCAGACGGCTGGGAGCCCCCCCCAAGCTCCTCCGTTGGGGATCCGCTTCGGGAGGGTGGGGCGGGTGTCGGGGATCGCTGCGGCTCCCTCTTAGGCGTCCCGGGTGGGATCGAGGGGGTCTCCAATGAAAGGGTGGGACGCTGGATCTCGATCACCACCCATGGGGTTCGAAGGGCCGGCGATGGACCTTCCTCGGCGACCGCGAGCCCCCGCCCCCCGAACCGCACCGCGGGGAGCCCGAAGGCCAGGGTCATCGCCAGCCCGACTCCACCGGCGGTGGCCAGGGCGCGCTGCCAGGGCTTCCAGGCGTCCGGGAGAGCGGCCCCCGTGAGGACTGCCCCCGCCAGGGTGAACAGCGGCCCCTTCCCGATCTCCCGGGCGGGATCCGCTGCCAAGGCCGCAGCCGTCTGCCAGGCGCTCAGCCAAGCCCCCAGGGCACCCACGGCGGCGAGGAAGGCCAGGACCCCCAGGATCGGCCGAGCCCGGGGCGATCCCCGGATGGCCCAGGGCAGCCAGAGGGCGGGCACGCTGACCATCAGGACCAGCACCCCCCATCCGTCCAGCCCCCGGGCCGCAGGGCCTGCCCCCCAGGGGAGCATCGTCCCTGCCAGCATCAGGGCGGGCCCCAGCATCCGCAAGGCAGGGGAGGGCGTCTCCGCGTTCATGGCTCCCGGCGCCCGGTGAGGGAATCGAGGAACGCCATCAGCGAGGTTCGAAGCTCCCGAAACGTCTCCGCCATCCGCTCCGCCAGCGGCCGACATCGCTCCCACTCCAGCTCGAATCCATAAGTATGGCGGAACAGATGTCGGAAACGAAGGTAATCCGAGAGGCGGGATCCCAGAGCGGGGTCGATCACGGCGGGTCGGGATTCCCCCCACGGGCTCATCATCCGCCACAGCAAATCGGTATGCCAGTGAGGGCCGGCAGGGAGGTCCCCGTCGATCCGCACCGCGATCCGCTCGAAGATCCGTTCGATGCCGGTGTAGAAATCGTGCAGGATGCTCCCGAGGCTGCGCAGGGCGAACTCGTCGGGCTCGCCGGTCCAGCGGCTCATCAGCCGCTCCAGGCTCTGGACCCGCCGCTCCAGCCGGGCGAGCTCCAGCGCGATCTCCCGACGCAGGGCTTCCGTTGGCTCGATGGGCATCTCCTCCTCCCCCAGGATATGGGCGCGCAGCGTGGGAGGGGCGCTCTCCAGGGGGATCAGGTCCAGCTCCATGCCCTCCGGGAGGAGCGCCCAGCACTCCCGCAGGGCGTCGAAGTAACGCTCCGGCGCCAGCCCTTCCACGGCGATATCGATGTCCGAGCGCGCGTGCCAGGGGCTCTGGCCGGCCAGGGAGCCGAAGATAAAGACCCGTCGCGCCCCGAAACGGCGGCGTAACAAGTCCGCGCACGCCCGAGCCGCCTCCCAGGCCGCTGCCCGCCGGCTTTCCAGCTTCTCATCCTTGGCCATCGGACCATCGCTCCTACCCGCGCGAACGGCTTCCCCATGATAACCTGGGTTCTCCGGCCGTGCATCGTGCCTCGGTTCAGGATCCGCGCTCATCCCTGCTTCTCCACGATCAGCGTCTTCAGGTAAAGGGTCTCCGGGATCTGCAGGATCCATGGGTGATCCGGCGGCTGATAGGTGACATCCCGGACGACCAGGCGGCAGCCCACGTCGGCTGCCGCCAGGCGGACGGCCTCGATCAGATCCTCCAGGCGGACCGGATAGGCGCACGAGGAGAAGAACAGCACCCCGCCCTCCTCCAGCAGGCGCAGGGCGAACGCGGCCATCTCCACGAACCGTCGGCGCACTCCCCGCTCCCATTCCGTCCGTCGTTTCACCATTGCGGGCGGATCCAGGACCACGTGGGTGAACCGCCTTCCCTCCGCAAGCAACGCCTCCATCATCTCCAGGGCATCCCCCAGGCGGACGGTGATCCGGGAAGCCAGGCCGTTGCGGGCCGCGTTGCGCTCCGCCTGCTGCAACGCCCATGGGTCCTTGTCGATGACCATCGCCGTCGCCCCCGCGGCGGCCGCGTGGATGGCAAAGGTCCCGATGTAGCCGTAAACGTCCAGCACCCGATCCCCCGGCCGCACCATCCCTCGCAACCGCCGGCGGTTCTCCCGCTGATCCAGATAGAACCCGGTCTTCTGCCCGCGGATCGCGCTGGTCTCGAAGACCAGCCCGTCCTCCTCCACCTCCAGCGGATCCGGGATCTCCCCCCACAGCCGGCCGGCCCGCGGCTCCAGCCCCTCGTCCTCCCGGGCCTCCACATCGCTGCGCTCATAAATCCCGCGGGGGGCGAAGCGCTCACGCAGCGCACCCACCAGGATCTCCCGCCAGCGCTCCATCCCCAGGTTCCGGATCTGCACCACCAGGACATCGCCGTAGCGATCGATGATCAGCCCGGGGAGCCCATCTGCCTCCCCGTGGACCAGGCGGACGGCGTTTGTGTCCCGGATGCTCCTTCGCCGGTCGGCGGCCTCCGCCAGGCGCCTCCGGAGCCACCCCGAATCCACGGGCTCGTCCCCCCGGGTGAGCATCCGAAGGGGGATATGGGCCGCGGGGTTGTAGAACGCCCTCCCCACCAGCGTCCCCGTGGCGTCCCGAACCTCCACGACGGCCCCCGGCTCCGGGTCCCCGTGAACGCGGGCGATGTCATCGTGGAAGGCCCATGGGTAGAAATTGCGGAGCTTGCGCTCCGCGTGGGGCTTGAGAACGATCCACGCCTTCATACGGCTTCCCGTCGGCCCACCGAGACGATGAACGTCTCCAGCGCCACCACATCCGGGACCTGGCCGGTTTTGATGGCCAGGTCCAGCTCCGCCAGGCTCCGGTAGAAGGTTTCCAGCTGGGGGATCGAGAAGGCGACCGCGGACTCGGCGATCTTGCGCGCCGCATACGGATGAAGGCCCAGCAGGTTTCCGGCCTCCGCGGGGGAGAGGCCCCGTTCCAGCTGTTCCTTCATCAGGAGCATCAGACGGAACTGGCGGACGATCATGCCGAACAGCCCGAGGGGGTGCTCTCCTTCCTCCAGGAGCCGGTGGAGGGCGGCCAGGGCCCGGCGCACATCCCGCCGTCCTAAAGCCTCCGTGAGCTCGAAGAGGCTGATCGGCGCCGCGTAGGGGACCAGCCGCTCCACATCCTGCGGGGTGACGGGACGGCCGGCAGCCCATGCGGAGAGCTTGCGGATCTCCTGATCCAGCAGGCGGAGATCCGTGATCAGGGCGGCCAGGGCGGAGGCCGCCTGCGGGGTGAAGGTCCCGCCGTATCGCCGGGCCCGCTCCATCACCCATTCCGGGAGGGCCCGGGGAGGCGGCAGGGGGAAATGCCGGACCTCCGCCTGATCCAGACGCGCCGCCATCCAGCGCAACAGCGGATGATCCTCCGGGAGGGTCTTTCGCTCGATCAGGACCAGGAGGGTGGTGGGCGGGACGGCGGCGAGGGCCTGTCGGAAGGCCTCGTCCTCCTGGGCCCGCCGGCGCTCCCGGGCGAACCATCCCTCCACGACGACCAGGCGCCGCGAGGCCAGGAAGGGCATCGCCGCGCATGCCGCCTGCAGCTCCGCCGGGGAGATCCGCCGGCCGTCCAGAACGATTACGTTCATGGACTGGGCGGCCGCATCCCCCACCTCGCCGCGCAGCTCCCGCAGGGCCTCCTCGATCTCTAGCTCGTTTTCACCGTGGAAGAGGAAGATCATCGGCAGTATTCCACGAATGATTCACGCAGTTCCCTGGCTACGACCTCGGGTTCCGGACGCTCATCCGCCCCGGGTCTCCACGAAGTGGACCCGGACGAAGCCGCCGGGGAGGGCCCGCACCCCCACGATCTCCAGATCCCCCGGGTCAGCCCGGGTGGTGACGTGGGCCTGCAGCCATGGGCCCAGGGGTTGCACAGCGATCAACGTGAGCACGGTGGCGAAGATCACCAGGGGGAGAACGTCGCGACGCCGGCGATGGGGCACCAGGCCCAGGGTGAGAAAGGCCGCCAGGCCGGCGGAGGTGCCAGAGGCCACGTAGTTGGTCCCGCAACCCGGATGGATCGCCCAGTGATGCTCGCCTCGACGCAATCGCTCCAGGGCCTCACGGGCCGCAGCGATCACCGCCTCCATCGGCACGTTCCCGTAAACGTAGAACCCGAAAGGGGTGGAGCGACCGGCCATGGGCAGGCCGGGGAACCGCTGGCTGAGCAGATGGATCGTGGCGTGCTCCAGCGCATGGTTGCGCCGGATCCGCCGCAACGGCGTCCAATCCAGGATCGACATCCCGACCTCCAGTCCGGAAAGTTCGCATGAGCGCTCGCGCGCGCCGCGCCCGGCGCCCTCACGGGGCTGGGCGGGCCACCACGATCAGGCGATGGGTGTTGTTCTCTGGCGGCCAGCACGGGACCAGGGTGAGGCCCTCCTCCGGGGTGAGCAGGATCCACGCCAGATTCCGCTGCCGCACCTTCGGAGGCTGACCTTCCCCCGGCAGGATGTGGATCCCCTCCATCTGAACCCGTAGGCCTGGCGGGAGGTCTCCACCCGGATCCGCTGACCCGGGCGCAGGCGATGGAGGGCGCGGAAGGCCTTCCCCTTGATGTTGTGGTGGCCGATCAGGACCACATTGCCCCCCTGGCCGGGCGCCGCCGGGGTGAGAAGCCAGCCGGCGGCGAACCCGCGGGGAGGCTCCCAGGTGATGAAGACCTGGCTCCCCTCCGTCATCGTGGTCAGGCGCGCCGGGACCACCGGGGCCTCCAGCCCGATGTCCGAGATGATCGAGCGGATGGGGGGATCCGCCATCGCCCTGGAGGACGGCGAGCGGGTCGCTGGGGCTGCGGAAGGCCCCCGGGGTGGAAGTGGAAGGGGTTCAGGATCCCGGGGGGTGGACCAGGCCGTCGCGAGCCCGGCGGCCCCGAGGAGCAGCCCCGCTCCGATCAGGAGGCTGCTCAGCCGGTTGCCGGACGGACGACGGCCTGATCCCATGGCGCGCGCTCCAGATATCCCCCCACCATCGCCAGCAACGTTTCGTTGTAAAAAGCGAGGATGTCCCGATAGACCTCGCGCCAGCGCTCCGGCGCCCCGCCCAGCTCCACCATCCGGAACACGCTCTCCAGGAGGTGGCCGCCGAAGTGGAGGAACGCCCGCAACAGGTCTTCCAGCCCCAGCCCGGCCGCGTGCGCCTGCTCGGCGTAACGTTGCCCGATCCGGCGGGGGCGGTGCGGGTCGTGATCCCGGATGTAAGCCTGGAGCTCCTCCAGGAGCTGGTAGCACGTGGCCTGGAACTCTTGAGCGATAGGGCCGCGCATCCGTTCGAACCAGGGGGCCTGAGGGCCGACTCCCCGGGCGAGCTCCAGACGGAGCTGGCCCAGGGTGTAAGTGATCAGCATGCGCACCCCGGGCTCCGCGCCGTGGGCCTGCAGCCAGGCTTCCAGATCCTTGCGGGCGAACCGCCGATGCCCCCCGGCGG is from Thermoflexus hugenholtzii JAD2 and encodes:
- a CDS encoding MerR family transcriptional regulator encodes the protein MGKRKTRNPTGEWLSLKEAAAMLGVHPATLRAWADAGRIPSQRTAGGHRRFARKDLEAWLQAHGAEPGVRMLITYTLGQLRLELARGVGPQAPWFERMRGPIAQEFQATCYQLLEELQAYIRDHDPHRPRRIGQRYAEQAHAAGLGLEDLLRAFLHFGGHLLESVFRMVELGGAPERWREVYRDILAFYNETLLAMVGGYLERAPWDQAVVRPATG